One Danio rerio strain Tuebingen ecotype United States chromosome 7, GRCz12tu, whole genome shotgun sequence genomic window, TCTGGATATCTGAAGGCCAGTTCTGGAAAGTTTTTGCATTACTGGTGAGTTTCTTGTGtcttttatgtgtgtgttgtcAGCCCTAGGTTTTGCTTATGAGAATGTGTTTAATTCAGTCTAGATGATGGCGTTTCCGCATTCACTCCGAGTCAAAAACAAccattaaaaacaatttaagccactttaatatttcaattcgtaagaagtattttttttcattcatcaaTAAAAACTGTTTATAAGATTTCATGTTGTTATAAAAGAGCAGTTCATCCATAAATTTgccgtgtttgtttttttttattttgtcagtaAAACATGAAGATTGTCCTCTGTGGTTCTTTGTATTCTGTAAAATACAAGTCAACAACAACTATAGCAGCTCTTTGagaataaagtataattattatattaatatgtaggcaaaactaaattaatgAGCCttgagtttatttttgttttgcttccaTATATTTTTGGCTGTTAAATAAATAGTAACCATTTATTTGCCCTATGTAAATGACCtaagtactttttatttttttatattaattatgttaGTGGTAGTGCATACTATTAATATTTCATAAGCCATGGTGTCAGATGGTAAGGTGAGATTAGAGTGCATGTACAATTGTAAAAATCTTTAGAGAATTGTTGTCTTGTTTGAGTGTCTTTGGTAATCAAATGAGTTTAAATGAAAGAGTATGTGTTTATTACAGGTTTGTGACGTCTCAGAGAGACCCAGTAAAGGATCCAGTGGTGTTGTGGCTGAACGGAGGGCCAGGCTGCAGCTCTTTGGATGGGTTTCTGTCAGAAAATGGCCCTTTTCATGTAGGTTTATACCTATGAACAGGAGTTtgtcataaaaaaattacaatgcattTCTCTGCAACTGCTTTAATCTCAAAAATAAGAAGTCCTGAAGTCATTATCTTCAATAGCACAAAGCCATAAATgttgtgatgattttttttttgtacatcacTTTGTGGTCCTTAGGTCAGAGATAATGGAGCCACTCTTTACGAGAATGAGTTCAGCTGGAATAAAATTGCCAATGTTTTGTATATTGAGTCACCTGCTGGAGTGGGTTATTCCTACTCCGATGACCAAAAATATCAAACCAATGATAATGAGGTAAGTGTATAAACATCTACAGACATTCACACACCATGAACACAGTCTTCTTCACTTAATCCCACGATAAAATGTCCCATAGTCTATAAACAAAGTCCTGTTTTAGACATGCCGTAATAAATCTTTTCCTGTAGGTAGCAGATAACAATTACTTGGCTTTACAAAGCTTTTTTGCCAAGTTCCCAAATTTCACCCATAATGAGTTCTTCATTTTTGGTGAGAGTTATGGAGGCATCTATGCACCCACGCTCAGTCTGAGAGTGGCCACTGGAGGTCAGCTCAAAGTCAACTTTAAGGTACGCTCACATGTGCATGtttaattttaacatttcatTGGTTAATAAAATGATGCATACAATGTTGACTTTTACTTTCATTAGATACTTATTTTGAAGGAAAGGTTCAAAAAAAGATTGAATGTAATTATGTCTGTTTATtcttttattgctgtcattattTCTTTTCAGGGCTTTGCTGTGGGAAATGGCATTAGTAGCTTTGCACTAAATGACCAGTCACTGATCTACTTTGGTAACTACCATGGCCTGTTTGGAGAACAGTAAGCTATATCAGTTATTGATATTTGTGCCCActcatgtacagttaaagtcagaattattagcactcctgaatatttttccccaatttctttttaaggaaaataagttttttcaacacatttttaaacataatagttttaataactcatttaaaataattggtttattttatctttgccatgatgatagtacataatatttgactagatattttttcaagacacttctatacagcttaaagtgacatttaaaggcttaattgggtgAATAGGCTATTTAGGCAAATCATTGCATGATGATTTGTTCTCTAGACGATCAAAAACgatcagcttttattctagctgaaataaaacaaataaactttctccagaagaaaaaaatattatcatacatactgtaaaaattccttccactgttatacatcatttgagaaatattttaaaaagaaaaaaaaaattacaagctaATAATttatcttcaactgtatatgagtcTAAGATGAAAAGGGGTTTTAGGCTATgaaaaaagtgattttaaaataacttaattttagtaaaaatgatttaagtaaaaaaaaatttttagtaaaaattatttaattttttataaacattgAATAAATATTGAACAACACCAATATTTTGGAACACTACAGCATGGAACAATAtttttgcaatttgtttttaCAGAAATAATTAGAAACATTAATGCAGATACTTTACTTGAATATGATATGCTATTGGATTAAATAAAACTTGAGAGAATTGTATTTAATGCAAACACTAAAATGTGTATGACCCTATATAGTAACGCCAACATTGAATAtacttataaatatttaataaatatgttattttttcttCAGGCTCTGGAAGGATCTAAATGACAACTGCTGTGAAAATGGAGTCTGCAACTTCTACAACAATTCCAAAAAGTCCTGCGCTGATGTGGTAAGCTGAACACATCCGTATGCTCCTTATTGCTGTGCAACTGTACAAACAGTTGTTTAAAGTCACTTGTATTTTTCAGGTATTGCATGCCTTTAATATAATCTATAACTCTGGGCTGAATGTGTATGCGCTGTACCTTGACTGTGCTGGTGGAGTCCAATCTCAGAGAGCAATGACGCACCTTTTCAGAAACTTCAGGAAGCATTGGGAAACCAATCAGGTGAGGCCTGTTCATACTCATGCAGCCCTCGAACATTCCCCCCCCCCCATATGTTCATTgaatttgtttccttttttcagTCAACTAACAATGCAGCTTACAGAACTGCAAAATCCACCCCATTCTTATACATATTcatattgaatataaaaaaatactttcttAGTGTGCTTCACTCAGGTGAGTGagtaggcttgacaaaccacctgtaggatgCTCTCATCTCcacatacactatgcactatacaCTTTAttaacacttcatgtttctgaaAGCATCCTTCAATTCTTAGTGTGTGCTCCGCAGTGAgcctgacaaaccacctgtagaacacACTTTTTCTTCTCCATGTTCTTGTAGAACTTATCACTTATCAGAGCCTTATCATAGcatttatatactgctactcTCAGATGATATGAAGGACATCTTTTTTTCTCACTTGTAAGTTGATTTGGAAAAACTgcctgctaaatgagtaaatgcaagTGTAAATGAAtcgactaataaaaaaaataattattataattattattgttattattactgtgtgtgtgtgtgtgtgtgtgtagtctaagtcagaattatcagctccCTTTTAAATTTTGTtccctttttttaatatttcccaaatgatgtttaacagagcaaggaaattttcacagtatgtctgattaatatttttttcttctggagagagtcttatttgttttatttcaactagaataaaagcagtttttaataaaaaaaaaaaaaattcaaggtcaaaattattaccccctttaagctcaattttttttttaacaaaccatcattatacaataacttgcctaattaccctaacctgcctagttaagcctttaaatgtctgtaaagctgtaaagaagtatcctgaaaaatatagTGTCAAATATCCCTTACTGTtatcatggctaagataaaataaatcagttattagaaatgagttattaaaactattatgtttagaaatgtgttggaaaaaaatatctATTAGGTACagtcaatatttttgttttacatgtttatatatggTTTCAAAAGGTGGTCAAAGTCCTTCTGCTTGCCATTAAGGATATAAAACACTCTCTCCAGTTTGCTACAATTCAATATCTCGTTTTTTCTTAATTCTAAAGGCCTGTTTACACCAAGCACAATAACTATAAAGATAAGGATAAAGATGAGTTCTAAAAATCTTTCACAGTGTTAAAGAATAGCATAGTTCACACCACAACTACAGCGATACAGATAAAGAGGAACGATGCTGTTGTGATTACTTTTTTGTCACAATTTTTCCTACCTGATGAATGATAAAACAGTGACAAACATTCAGAATCCATTGAAAATTAAAGGGCTTGTGCAGTTTTAAGATACAGAAAATGCTGTCAAGAAGCACATTGCTTGATGTTAACTcctcttttaaaagattttttatacCATgggaaataatgataaaaaaatacgtGAAAGTTATGAAATTCATGCTGGCAAATTAAAGTATAAAGTACTGCATGAAGTGCTAGTGTCAGTGTCTTTGTGTTGCCTTCTTTAAAAATGCTGCGGAACCGACTGATTAAATTGATTACATGTAACAAGCTCATTAGTTTGTTCAGAAGCAGTAGCAGCACACTGAGGACATCTGCTGATCACAAGGGATAATGCACAATTAAAAGCAGAATCTAAAAAAAACGGATCATTATCACTGTGGACAcaaatatatttctttatatgTCTATTTATTGTTATCCTGCTTGGTGAAACACGACAAGTATTGAACacttcaccatttttctcagaaaacatatttctaaaggtcctattaacttgaaattttcaccggatgttggTAAAAACCAAAGAAAACCATATATgctaagaaaacaaatctaattagtttacaaatgaagtcatgtgcaataaaatgaaatgatgcagggaaaaagtattgagcacatgaagaaagagaggtgtagaaagaccagacagcagctgaaatctctcagtagttcttcagcaaccctttgTGCTTCCTcaatgtaaatgaatatcagctgcttcagtccaacatctacattagcaggagggtgaagatgaaaccagggtggacatttcagcaagacaatgatccaaaatacagccaaggaaactctcagatgctttcagagaaagaaaatcaagctgtagaatggctcaggcattcacctgacttgaatccaatagaaaatacagaataaagatcagatttgagagacgagacccacagaaccctCAAGATTTTTCAGTCCATTGAAGTCTGTGGAaaaaaacacacctgagcaatgccTGTAATTACATACCCCACACGAGAGGTGTCTtcaagctgccatcaccaaaaaagccttttatataaagtattaaatacatttcaatagtTCAGTGCTtcctccttgtgtcatttcattgttattacacagaactcaatattcagtttctctgtttgtcttatttttatgtttgtattgtttgtttattttatcaatatattgttcaattccatattaacagctcctttagaaaatattattccctggaaaaaacatgacatgttcaatacttattttccacaCTGTATATGCCTCTGCGGCTTTCCAACATAAACCAAATGAAAGCAACCGGTGACATGTGCTTTTTTGTTTGCTCAGATAGTAGACAGTACCCCAAGTGTTCAAGGAGTGCCTCCGTGCATCAACAGTACCGCTCAGCTGAACTGGCTTAACCGAGGAGATGTGAGGAAAGCGCTGCACATTCCTGATGTACTTCCGGCATGGGACATCTGCAGGTAAACCAAAACCTCACTTAATTTCAGTGTGTGCGTCTGAATGTCTACATGGAgtgttctctctcttttttttattcagtgatgTTGTGGGAAACCAGTATCACACCATTTACGAAACCATGAAGgacatttatgtgaagctgctggCTGTCGGTCTGAGAGCTTTGGTCTATAATGGAGACACAGATATGGCTTGTAACTTTCTTGGAGATCAGTGGTTCGTGGAGCAGCTTGGACAGAAGGTGATCTCAGTTGTTATCTGAGATGCGATGCTCTGGAGAGTTTATTACACTTTCTAAGTTTAATGTTGGGTTTTTCTTTCCTCTTTAAGGCAAGCACACAATACCAGCCCTGGATTTATGATAAGCAGATTGCTGGGTTCTACCAGCAGTTTGGGAACATCACTTTTCTCACAGTCAAGGTAGGTTTCAGAAATGCTGATGGAGAACACGtggtcagatttatttatttaaatatttaatttttcaagatgtttcttcagttttgtctttttgttttccGGTTGCAATTGTAATGGTGATCTATTCTTTCAAGTTCTCCGCCATTTCTATAGAGACTCAGCACAAAGGATTTGATGTGTAAATCCACAAACTTGCAATGTAGCAGATTACTATTCCTTTGTCGGgaaacaacaaaaatcaaaaaacaaacttgaGAACTATTTACACTTTTTTCAAGCTTTAATTTAAATATGGTGTCGAATAGTGGTCAAAAGACTGTCTACCATCAAGCCCCTTCCTACTTTATCTTTTTTCCCGGTTGCTTACACATATATATGATGTATGACATTAGTTAACATATGTAATGTCATGTACGTAATATAATAACACAAAATATGCTAAATACGTGCTGTATCAAATAACTAAATTTCTAAATACAAATAatagaataatatagaaaaatattacacGTTTCTGAGTGCTCTTTATGGCTCTAacagtaattttatattatttgtaattttaagtACTTAATTTGTAATTATAATACTTAATAAGTAAATTTAAGcacttattttgtttcatttaaaatttagAGGGGGGTGTCACAgttgcacagtgggtagcacgattgccttatagcaagaatgtcactggtgtgctccggtttcccccacattccaaagacatgggctataggtgaattgaatatgctaaattgtctgaagtgtatgagtgtgtatggatgtttcacagtgatgggttgcagctggaagggcatccactgcgtaaaacatgtgttggataagttggtggttcattctgctgtggtgaccccagattaataaagggactacgctgaaaagaaaatgaatcaatgaataaaatgtataggCACTAAAGAAGTAAGGTtgttcttaatattattattattattattattagatattgttattatttatttggatCAGTTGGACAATTAGGCTAAACAGCGAAAGCACCCAACTGTTATTGTCATTATATACCTAAAAGGTTGCTGAATTCTCATGACCATTAAGTTCAGATGGTTGAggtcaaaatatttgttttattttttttcctaacaCAATTTCAACAAGTAAATCAAGCACAAAACTTCAAAACCTTTACAAACACTGTTCATTTAAACTTCAttagaaaaatcattaaaaatgtatcacagtttccacaaaaatagTGATATCATAGTGATATCTTAATGAACTAGGATCCTGTGATTTCTGAGTAAACTTGCTAAAATTTTAGATTGTCCATCACAGcgataatacatattttaaaatgttaaagtacAATCACGTTTTAAAATTGGATTCTTAtgtcacaatattactgtttattGCTAGCTTTGCAGGTGTTCTTTAAAAAACATATGTAAAACATAATATATCTACAGTGATATTTACTAAATCTTTTGTTGTAACAGGGCGCAGGTCACATGGTTCCTCAATGGGCTCCGGGTCCATCTCTCCAGATGCTCCAGAGATTCCTGTCTAACAAGCCTTACTGAACTTCCTGCAGATCATTTCCTGTTGCACCTGATTTTAAGAAGTAATGCAACATAGATTTGAAGTTTGTTAAGAAAAActttgacatgaatgaatctttaCGACACATTACTCAGGGACTGTTGGGTGtaaatttgtttacattattttttggttaattgtttttttttgttttttttactgcattttatttGGACAATAGGGATGGCTTTCATATTCATGTTGATCTAAGcacattttgttcttaaaatgtttcattcattttccttcggcttagtccctttattcatcaggggtcgcgacagaggaatgaaccgccaacttttccagcatatattttacacagcttatgcccttccagctgcaacccagtactggtaaacatccattcACTCACATTCatgcacatacactacggacaatttagttcatcagttcacctatagttcatgtctttggaatgtgggggaaactggagcacccggaggaatcccatgcCAACAcgtagagaacatgcaaactccacacagaaatgccaactgaccctgccgaggctggaaccagcaactttcttgctgtgaggtgtcagtGCTTAACGACTGAGCCAACGTGCTGCCCTAAAATGTTTCAGACATGCAGTTTAAAGAGTCAAATAATGCAAATCATAGATCATTATGAGGCAGTTTTGATGTGGATCATTCGTTCTTTATTTCCCTCACAAATGTCTTTAAATCACTGGACAATGCTTTGAGATCTGTTAAATTAATAatgctcttttgtatgttgtgaaATAAAGTACTGAGGAGAAATGAATATTTTAGTCTTCGTTCTGAGTCTGTCCTTAAGAAATACAGCATTGAAACCAAAAATGTCAGGCAAAGATCGCCTAGTTGACCGTTCAAGGAACAGTCTTGTGTATTTGCAATATATACAACATGGCAAATGTCCTTAAAGAAGCAACGTTTTAAcaggaaaataaatgtttttttttaatcatgtattaacattgaaaaaaaatctcattttaattatcttgtttatttgtttgttttgtcttttttattgaattttgtttaaaacaatGAATTGAACAGCCTCtgttg contains:
- the si:ch211-122f10.4 gene encoding cathepsin A-like precursor; its protein translation is MFSLRVFCSFVFLSLHAVSGMYDPDEVLDLPGMSFKPSYRQWSGYLKASSGKFLHYWFVTSQRDPVKDPVVLWLNGGPGCSSLDGFLSENGPFHVRDNGATLYENEFSWNKIANVLYIESPAGVGYSYSDDQKYQTNDNEVADNNYLALQSFFAKFPNFTHNEFFIFGESYGGIYAPTLSLRVATGGQLKVNFKGFAVGNGISSFALNDQSLIYFGNYHGLFGEQLWKDLNDNCCENGVCNFYNNSKKSCADVVLHAFNIIYNSGLNVYALYLDCAGGVQSQRAMTHLFRNFRKHWETNQIVDSTPSVQGVPPCINSTAQLNWLNRGDVRKALHIPDVLPAWDICSDVVGNQYHTIYETMKDIYVKLLAVGLRALVYNGDTDMACNFLGDQWFVEQLGQKASTQYQPWIYDKQIAGFYQQFGNITFLTVKGAGHMVPQWAPGPSLQMLQRFLSNKPY